A genomic window from Williamwhitmania sp. includes:
- a CDS encoding PorP/SprF family type IX secretion system membrane protein, whose protein sequence is MLKKVIYTLLIAIVSISLPAQELSLYQDYMFNSLYNLNSAAAGFDGNFVSQITATKKWLGISGSPSSQILSNSIRLGKKEYYDKNNYVYQPHGSFINRVGLGFTIFNETDGPLRHTGALLAYAYHIPMRRGQLSFGISGVVAQHGLNTSEFKPVEANDPSLYTSTSEIVSDANVGLLFYNRKFFAGISINGLININRTMDHTTTTPNMVVCGGYKLTVSGQMAVEPSILVTRDGLGEITTDINAKLYYLSKYWLLLSYKTNRSMETGIAMQLSTGLQLSYAYAVSTSGFTNTYMGSHNISLRVDVAALKNKNSGR, encoded by the coding sequence ATGCTTAAAAAGGTAATATACACGTTACTTATAGCTATTGTCAGCATTTCACTTCCCGCCCAGGAATTAAGTTTATATCAGGACTACATGTTCAACAGCTTATACAACTTAAACTCCGCCGCGGCAGGATTCGATGGTAACTTCGTATCTCAAATAACGGCCACCAAAAAGTGGCTAGGCATTAGTGGTTCTCCCTCGAGCCAGATTCTGAGCAACAGCATAAGACTTGGAAAAAAGGAATACTACGACAAGAACAACTACGTATACCAACCCCACGGCAGCTTTATTAACCGGGTTGGGTTAGGCTTTACCATTTTCAATGAAACCGATGGTCCACTGCGACACACCGGTGCACTTTTGGCCTACGCCTACCACATCCCAATGCGACGGGGGCAGCTATCGTTTGGAATTTCGGGAGTAGTAGCGCAGCATGGGCTCAACACCAGCGAATTTAAGCCAGTGGAAGCCAACGACCCTTCGCTATACACCTCCACCTCCGAAATAGTATCCGACGCCAACGTTGGCCTGCTGTTCTACAACCGGAAGTTTTTTGCAGGCATATCAATCAACGGATTGATAAACATTAATCGGACCATGGACCACACCACCACTACACCTAACATGGTTGTATGTGGAGGTTACAAGCTTACCGTTAGTGGGCAAATGGCTGTTGAGCCCTCCATATTGGTAACCCGAGATGGGTTAGGCGAAATTACCACCGACATAAACGCCAAACTCTACTACCTCAGCAAATATTGGCTGCTCCTCTCCTACAAAACCAATAGGTCTATGGAGACCGGTATTGCCATGCAGCTTAGCACAGGGCTACAGCTCAGCTACGCCTACGCGGTTAGCACAAGCGGGTTTACCAATACCTACATGGGTAGCCACAACATCTCCCTGCGAGTGGACGTAGCAGCCCTTAAGAACAAAAATAGTGGAAGATGA